In one Funiculus sociatus GB2-C1 genomic region, the following are encoded:
- a CDS encoding type 1 glutamine amidotransferase domain-containing protein: protein MSDQKNILIIVTNHKQIDADHPTGLWLEEFAIPFQLFRQHTYTVTVASPLGGMAPIDPRSLSTSEPAEAHGDALQALQYTEPLNSVNVDDYDAVFFPGGHGTMYDLPIPEVGRVVSQFFDAQKVVAAVCHGPAAFVQATQSDGTPIVKGRKVTGFTNEEEEEVKLAHLMPFLLESRLQELGAKFEKASMWSDYVVVDGKLITGQNPQSSASVAKAVIEALA from the coding sequence ATGAGCGACCAGAAAAATATCCTGATAATTGTGACAAACCACAAACAAATTGATGCTGACCATCCAACAGGATTGTGGTTAGAAGAGTTCGCGATTCCCTTTCAATTATTTCGCCAACACACATATACAGTCACAGTTGCCAGTCCTCTAGGCGGGATGGCACCAATTGATCCCCGTAGCTTGTCTACATCTGAGCCAGCTGAAGCTCATGGTGATGCACTGCAAGCTCTACAGTATACGGAACCATTGAATAGCGTAAACGTTGACGACTACGATGCAGTCTTTTTCCCTGGCGGACACGGGACAATGTATGACTTACCTATTCCTGAAGTGGGTCGGGTGGTCAGCCAGTTTTTCGATGCTCAAAAGGTGGTAGCGGCGGTTTGTCATGGCCCTGCTGCATTTGTGCAAGCAACGCAATCAGATGGTACGCCGATTGTAAAAGGGCGAAAAGTCACTGGTTTTACCAACGAAGAAGAAGAGGAAGTTAAGTTAGCTCACTTGATGCCTTTCTTACTCGAATCGCGGTTACAGGAACTCGGTGCTAAGTTTGAAAAGGCATCTATGTGGAGTGACTATGTAGTTGTAGATGGCAAGCTAATTACAGGTCAGAATCCCCAATCGAGTGCTAGTGTAGCTAAGGCAGTGATTGAAGCACTTGCGTGA
- a CDS encoding molybdopterin-containing oxidoreductase family protein, whose translation MVSTVGEKTIVLGACPHDCPDTCAMLITVEDGRATSVSGNPDHPFTRGTLCGKVSDYLDRVYSPDRVLYPMRRIGPKGSGQFERISWDAALDEITSRFQEIIAEYGAEAILPCSYLGHEGLLNGLTVGDAFFNRLGASISERTFCISGTSTAWLMTYGATHGTDPDTFSHSKYIILWGCNVLSTNVHLWPFIKEARQNGAKLVVIDPVRTKTATQADWHIPIRPGTDGAFALGLMHVIISENLIDADYVENYTVGFAELKERVSEFPPERVAEITGIPAEDIVTLAREYATTQPSVIRLGVALEKQAGGGQGIRAICCLPALVGAWRYLGGGMLQAPMWPFPIRWEVVHRPEFIKSGTRVVNQWQIGQTLTGELNPPIKALFVYNCNPVTQAAEQDKIVAGLSREDLFTVVSEQFMTDTADYADILLPATTQVENLDLMFSWGHTYVTLNMPAIAPLGEAIPNIELFRRLATRMGFEEECFKLSDEQMAMEVLDWSAPALDGIDMDLLKTKGFAKLKIDLVPHAAGNFPTPSGKCEFLSSMAVDSNYVLPAFRQGCEEFQPGTPVDPLPTYTPQRESPISNPTLKERYPLSLLSAKPHQFINSCFANLPKHRKLQREPRVIVHPSDAAARGIVEGQLVKVFNDRGAFQVPAHVSDITRPGVVVAPLGYWRKLSHAANTVNAATSSAFADLGRVAAVGDSLVEVVSVN comes from the coding sequence ATGGTCAGCACTGTAGGCGAAAAGACCATTGTACTCGGCGCATGTCCTCACGATTGTCCCGATACCTGTGCCATGCTCATAACGGTGGAGGATGGTAGAGCCACATCAGTAAGCGGCAACCCAGACCATCCTTTTACACGGGGTACTCTCTGTGGCAAAGTCAGCGACTACCTTGACCGAGTTTACAGCCCAGACCGAGTGCTTTACCCGATGCGACGAATCGGCCCCAAAGGTAGCGGTCAATTTGAGCGTATTAGTTGGGACGCTGCCCTAGACGAGATTACCAGCCGTTTCCAAGAAATTATTGCTGAGTATGGAGCCGAGGCTATCCTACCATGCAGCTATCTGGGTCACGAAGGACTTCTCAACGGTTTGACTGTTGGTGATGCCTTCTTCAACAGGCTAGGTGCTTCCATCAGCGAACGCACCTTCTGCATTTCTGGAACTAGCACCGCTTGGCTGATGACTTATGGTGCAACGCACGGTACTGACCCAGACACCTTTTCCCACTCTAAATACATTATTTTGTGGGGTTGCAATGTACTCTCCACCAACGTGCATTTGTGGCCGTTTATCAAGGAAGCAAGGCAAAACGGGGCTAAGTTAGTTGTAATTGACCCAGTTCGGACAAAAACTGCAACGCAAGCAGATTGGCATATTCCGATTCGTCCCGGTACAGATGGTGCCTTTGCCCTAGGCCTGATGCACGTTATCATCAGCGAAAATTTAATTGATGCGGACTATGTAGAAAATTACACCGTTGGGTTTGCAGAACTTAAGGAAAGAGTTAGCGAATTTCCACCAGAACGAGTTGCTGAAATTACGGGTATTCCTGCTGAAGACATCGTGACTCTTGCTAGGGAATACGCCACAACGCAGCCATCCGTTATTCGCCTGGGAGTTGCGCTGGAGAAGCAAGCAGGAGGCGGCCAGGGGATACGGGCAATTTGCTGTTTGCCTGCCTTAGTAGGTGCGTGGCGATACTTGGGGGGTGGTATGCTACAGGCTCCCATGTGGCCTTTCCCCATTCGCTGGGAGGTGGTGCATCGCCCTGAGTTTATCAAATCGGGTACGCGAGTTGTTAATCAGTGGCAGATTGGTCAAACTTTAACTGGAGAACTGAATCCACCCATCAAGGCTTTATTTGTCTACAACTGCAACCCAGTTACTCAAGCAGCGGAACAGGACAAAATCGTGGCAGGTTTGTCTCGCGAGGATTTGTTTACTGTCGTGAGCGAGCAGTTTATGACAGATACCGCTGATTATGCAGACATTTTGCTGCCTGCTACTACTCAAGTTGAGAATTTGGATTTGATGTTTTCATGGGGACACACCTATGTAACTTTAAATATGCCAGCGATCGCGCCTTTAGGAGAAGCCATCCCAAATATCGAACTTTTCCGGCGCTTGGCAACTCGTATGGGGTTTGAGGAAGAGTGCTTTAAACTTAGCGATGAACAGATGGCAATGGAGGTTTTGGACTGGTCTGCACCTGCGCTAGATGGCATTGATATGGATTTGCTGAAAACTAAAGGGTTTGCCAAGTTGAAAATCGACTTGGTTCCTCACGCCGCTGGAAACTTCCCTACCCCTTCCGGGAAATGCGAGTTCCTGTCATCTATGGCTGTGGACAGCAACTATGTGTTACCGGCATTTCGCCAAGGCTGTGAAGAATTTCAACCTGGAACGCCAGTAGACCCGTTGCCTACTTATACTCCGCAGCGGGAGTCACCGATTAGCAATCCGACGCTAAAAGAGCGTTATCCTCTAAGTTTGTTATCAGCTAAACCGCATCAGTTTATTAATTCCTGCTTCGCCAATTTGCCTAAGCACCGCAAACTACAGAGAGAACCAAGGGTAATTGTCCATCCATCCGATGCCGCGGCTCGTGGTATCGTCGAGGGGCAGTTAGTGAAAGTGTTCAACGACCGGGGAGCGTTTCAGGTTCCGGCTCATGTTAGCGACATTACGCGACCGGGTGTAGTAGTTGCGCCTCTAGGTTACTGGCGCAAGCTTTCTCACGCAGCGAATACTGTAAATGCGGCAACTTCATCTGCTTTTGCTGATTTGGGTCGAGTGGCGGCGGTGGGAGATTCTTTGGTCGAAGTTGTGAGTGTTAACTGA